The sequence CTACCCGGGGTTCATCAAAACATTTGATTCCTGCGTTTTTCATCTTATCAATGATAAGAAGAAGACCCTTATCAAGCGAATCAGTATCTCTGATTCCAGTCAACACCACTTTTCCTGATGAGAATATGAGCGAGGCAATTTTTGGGTTTTCAATCCTGTATACTGCTCCTGGGAAGCGTTTGGTATTCAATTCACAGCCGTCGATATTTTTTGAGATTATCTCGAGATCTATTGATTCTGCGATAGCCCCAGACGCCACTATATTTTCAATCTTCAGGCTATCGTATCGTTTATCTTCCATTCCAGATATCATGGGGTGTTCCATACCATAATACTAATGGTGAATTCCCGCAAATTGGGGGTTATTCCCAAATGCCTGAAACGATTTAGTAAATCTTTAGATCACCGGGTCATCATTGCCTTTCTCACCTTTCAATGGTATATTAATGCATAAAGCGTAACCTTGGATACGAATGAAATATGAGATCCCGCATCAGATGACATCCTACGATGAATTTGTAGAATCATTCAGGATAGATGTGCCTGAATTCTATAATTTTGGTTTTGATGTCATTGATAAATGGGCCGTGACCGACCGGAATAAACTAGCTATGATTTGGGTTAGTCAGGACGGTCAAGAGAAAAAATATACCTTTCGTGACCTACGAAACCTTTCTGTTGAAGCCGCTAACATTCTCATAAAATATGGTGTGAAAAAGGGAGACCGGGTCATGCTCATGCTCCACCGGGTTCCAGAATGGTGGATTTTTGTTATCGCCCTCATTAAACTTGGCGCAGTCTTCTGCCCTGCACCAACGATGCTTACTCCAAAGGATCTGCAATACCGGATTAATGCAGGAAAATTTGAATTTATTATTACTGATACAGAAAATGCAGATAAGGTAGAGAAGATCTGCCGGTTTTGTCCAACCTTAAAACATCGGATGCTTATCGATGGATCATTGCCAAACTGGATCAGCTATCAATACGAACTCTATTACCCTGCCCCAGTCTCGCGTTCTGCTATTAGTATGCCAGTATCGCAAAAGACTCATGCAACCGACCCGATGTTGATTTACTTTACCTCCGGGACAACTGGAGAACCAAAGATGGTTATCCACAATCACTCTCATCCACTTGGTCATATCGTCACCGCCCGACTCTGGCAGGATCTCAACAGTAATGACCTGCATTTCACCTCATCAGATACAGGTTGGGCAAAATGTGGATGGGGAAAAATCTTTGGTCAGTGGATAATTGGAGCATGTATTTTTGTTTACGATGCACGAGGAAAGTTTAAAGCTACCGAACTCCTGCCACTTATTGAAAAATACGAAATATCCACATTCTGCTGCCCACCCACCATTTACCGGATGCTC comes from Methanospirillum hungatei and encodes:
- a CDS encoding TATA-box-binding protein, giving the protein MEDKRYDSLKIENIVASGAIAESIDLEIISKNIDGCELNTKRFPGAVYRIENPKIASLIFSSGKVVLTGIRDTDSLDKGLLLIIDKMKNAGIKCFDEPRVAVTNIVCSYDIGNKINLNKVVMTLNLENIEYEPEQFPGLVYRISDPKIVALLFSSGKIILTGGKNMEDIKKGLNFLEQKLGNIM
- a CDS encoding AMP-binding protein, translating into MTSYDEFVESFRIDVPEFYNFGFDVIDKWAVTDRNKLAMIWVSQDGQEKKYTFRDLRNLSVEAANILIKYGVKKGDRVMLMLHRVPEWWIFVIALIKLGAVFCPAPTMLTPKDLQYRINAGKFEFIITDTENADKVEKICRFCPTLKHRMLIDGSLPNWISYQYELYYPAPVSRSAISMPVSQKTHATDPMLIYFTSGTTGEPKMVIHNHSHPLGHIVTARLWQDLNSNDLHFTSSDTGWAKCGWGKIFGQWIIGACIFVYDARGKFKATELLPLIEKYEISTFCCPPTIYRMLIIADLAKYDLRSLRHCISAGEPLNPEVIRIWQEETDLPIYEGYGQSETCCCVATFPCMKHKPGSMGKPSPGWNIELHDEDGKPVPQGTEGRIGINLNPRPVGLFVEYLDNPEANAEVFKNGFYYTGDKAYMDEDGYFWFVGRDDDVIKSSGYRIGPFEVESALQEHPSVQESAVVGSPDPIRGMIIKAFVVLKSGYEPSDQLVRDIQKHVKKVTAPYKYPRIIEFVEELPKTLSGKIKRGELRERELRRYQES